Within the Enterococcus hirae ATCC 9790 genome, the region TCCGGTTTACATGGATAAATCTCACCTTCTACCCCTCTAATAATGTAGTCACCTGTTTTAGCAACCATTATCCCTTCTAAAGTTTTTATTTCACACCATGCATCTTGCGGATAATTTTTACCGAAATTATAGGTAATAATTCTGTTTTCTGATACAGCATCCCAAAACCATTCTTCCCCTATAAGCCCTCTTGAATTTAATTTAAAAGCTTCAATAACTACTGGTTTCTTTCTATATTTCATCCTTCTACCACCTCTTCCACTGTTCCGCCAATTTGAATAGCATCCATTTCAGCTTCTTCTTTAGAATTGTATTTTATCCGTTGAGCTAGCGCACCAGGAGCATCGTCAATAACATAGGTCACTTTAGTTTCATCGAAACCAGAAAAATATCCTTTGCCTATTTTTACACAATACAACGGCTCTTTCTCAACCTCGTAGCCGTCTCTCATGCGGATGAGGGTTTCGATTGGTTTGTTTTCAGCAACATCTAACCAATTCTCAAAATCTTTCTTGTGTGGCCATTCTTCATCATCTAATTCTCTGATTGCCATAAAAATCGCTAAATCCAATGCATCTTTATTATCTTCAAACCACTCCGCCACGAACGAATCAACAACTGGCTTCTGAGGTTCGTCTAGTTTTTTCATTACCGCAATACCGGCATTTAAACCGTTATTGAAACAATCAGTTCTTATGTCTTCACTTTTCATTTTATGACTTTCTAATTCTTTGATTCCTTCTTGTATGTTCATCGCTGTTCCTCCAATAACTCGCTATTTTCCCAAATATTCCCGATAACTTCGTATTCCACAGGAATAACTGATGAATACCCCATTTTTGTATAAACATTGAATCCGATATAGTAAATCAAATCACCAAAATCTTCTTCATGCTCTTGTTCTCCAAATGTCACTATTTTTTTAACACCATCCGCAAGTACTATATCCCCCTCAAATATTTCTACGCCATTCTTATCTTTCAGTCCTGTGGACTGCATTAATTCAATATTTCTCACATGATACGATTTCAATTCAGAAGGAGTTTTCCAATATTCAATAGAGTTGACCTTTCCACTTTTAGTAAAATGTAAGACTGCTACGTCTCTCATTACATTCTGTCGTTTATCCCAAGCTCGAAACTTCGGTATCATTCGCTGTCATCCTACTTCTTCTCAGTCACCGTAAACGGCACAATACTTTCTGGCATGTAATTTACTTCGTATTTGTATTCATTGACCTTCGCGCCTTCTAAATCTTCAACCACATACATGTTCCAACTAGTCATGTTTACAAGATGTTTTTTGTACTCATTCTTTCCTGTTTCAACTAGAATAACGAGTTTATTTTTATCTTCCGTATCCACAGATATTCGACCGATCGCTTCAAACTCCACTTTGTCCGTTCGAGTATTGATTACTGCTACTCGACGAATCACATTAAAATTATCTGCTTCTTGGCTTACATTGTAGGAAACTTTATCACTTTCTCTACAAGCCCCTAATGTGATGCCTATTCCTAATAAACTGATAAATACAATTAATTTTTTTCATTTGTCTTCCTCCTCAATTTCACATGCTTTTTCAAACTCGTTAGTGATACGCTCAAGCGCTTTTTTGTACTCGATAATACTTTTTATCACGTGACCTTCTCTCATCACGTTAGTCACGCTGTATTGCTTTTAAACACATACTCAACGTTTGATAGTATCCAATAAACGAAACCCCTTCTACTTTTTCACCTTTGCTATTTACGGTATATTGAATATTCCCTTTTTCATCAAAAATAACTCGTGATAGAACAATATTTCTGCAATCACTCGTCTCAGTGATTCGATAGTTTTCAATTTTCATATCTAGCATTCCACAGCCCTCATTTCTGTAAATGGAATAATGGTTTTCCCGTGGTATTCAACTACTAAACCGTCATCGTCTGGATGAGTACTATCAATCGTTACCATCGCTGAATTGTCATAAACATGTTTTACATATCCCGAAAATGGATAAAACCATGGTGTTTCTCTATTTGAATCGCAACAGAAGCATTCAACCTCTTGGTTAACTTCTGGAATGAATTTCTTTTTTCTGCTCATTTTCAAACCTTCCTAACCTTTCTTTTAAAAACGCTCTTCCTTGAACGTCTTGCCATATTTTTTAGCTAATATCAACGGCACTTGATAACGATGGCAGAACAGTTTCGCTTTGATTTTAAAATCTTTTGTCTGCATTCCTTTGACATCTACAACTTTCACAAGCTTACCGTTTTTATAAAACGTGAAGTCAGGAATATACTCGATTTTACGGTACTTCTTGCCTTCCAATTCAAATTTTGGCAATAGTTCAAATTTTTCCTGAAGCTTTACTTTCCAGCCGTTTGCTTCCGCTTGCCATACTGCCAGATCATAGTACTCTGCTTCTGCTACAGAATCGAATTTGATCCCACGATGAACCGTTTTTCGATTGCGGTATTTGTTCATGCTGTCGCTCCTTTTACTGGTTTTAATCGTTTATCTGCTGTTTGAGAAAATACCATCGTAAATCCATCAGAATTGACAAACATTCTTGATGTCGTCCTCGTACCGTAGGCTTCTTTCAGTTCTTTGCCAAGCAAGTTCGTTGTGATAATCGTTGCTAAGTTTTGTCGTGCATCCAAAAATGAATTTAGCGTGTTTATGCCAAACGCTCGACTTTCCGATGCATCTTTTCCTAATTCTGATCCGATATCATCAATGACAACTAAATCCGCTGTTTTGATATCTGCAATCAACGAGCCTTCAATCGTTTTTCTGAGTTCAGGATTGTTGTACGAAAACTTGATTTGATCCAGCATTTCCTGTAATCCGATAAACAAGATTTTCTTGTCGTAGTTTGAGCGCTTCAAAACTTCCCAAGCCGCTGCCATCGCTAGGTGACTTTTACCTGCTCCCTGTTTGCCAGTTAAAACAAGGTGACTTGGATTTCCTAACAAGACTGAATTAACAAAGCGTTTGGTTACTTCAACCGCTTGTCTTGTTTCTTGATCAACGATTTGATAATTCTGCAATGTACAATCAAACATCGCTTTATTAGGCACGACAGAACCACCTTTGAAAAAATTGATAGCTCTTGCTTTCAGGCTTTCGTTGTACATTTGCTCTGCTTGTAAGTCTTCCTGAACTCGCAATGCTTTATACCCACATTGCATACAGGTTGGTTTACAGCGCTCTGAGCCATCAGGATTCTTCGTACGCCAGCCATACAAGGGCTGTCCGCATTCAGGACATTCGCCACGTTGGACAAGCACTTTCTGTATCAGCTTTTCCATGATTTCTCCAACGGTTTCCATGCCTACGCCTCCTCTCAAATAGGCAACTCATCTGTGCTAAATTTCTCGTATTCAAGCGTTTTATTTGCATTTCTAGGCGATTTTGAATAATGACCTTGCAAATACTTTTTCACTTTCTCAACGGTGTCTAGTTGCTTGTTTTCCCAACTTTTCAGCACTTTATCGAGATAGTTATAATTTTTAGCACCATTTTTCAGCATTTCTTCAATCGCCATGATGACAATTTCATCTTGTCCTTGAAAATCATTTACCCAAAAACGAATAGATTCTAAGACCATTGGTGATTCTGCTGGATTCACTTGATTTAACCAATAACCTGTTGCGCTAGTTTCTGAATGAAAATCTATACTAGATCCAGAAGCATTTACAGTGTTGTTTTCGTTTTTGTTTTGTTTATGTTTATTTAATGTGCTACTGTTGCGCAACTGTGTTGTATACTTTTGTGCTACTATTTCGCTACTATGTTGTACACTCTCTTGTAAACTATTTGACGTATAAAGTTTACATATATGATAAGAGGTTGCTTTTCTTCCATTACTTCGGAAATCAATCAACCCTAATTGTTTAAGGATATTTCGATTTTTATTTATTCCTTGGCGTGAAAGACCGGACAAAATTTCAAGCGTTTGATTACTTGCCGTAAACCACTCACTCCATCTTGCTTTATTGTTTATGCTCATCAATGCGCGCCATAAAGCAATTTGACCAGATGAAAGTCCCTGATTGTACATTAAATAATCGTCAAACGCTAAAATTTGTCGAATATAGTCCATCATCACTCCTCCTTAGATAAGCGAGGGTAAATTCCCTCGCTATAGTGGCGGATTCATATCATCGAACAATGAATCCTGTTGTTCGTCTGTATTTGCTGTTTCTTCGTATTCATCAAACGCTGATGATACGTCTTCCACTTTTTCTTGCTTCTTTACGTTCTGATTCAATTGGTTCTGCATCATTTAAAGTAACTTCTTCTACAAGATCATTATTTTCGTCAAATCGAAAAACTCTTTCATCAGAAGTAACCGCATTTTGCATTTCTACAGATAAAATTCCCCATTTAGCTAACATGTTACGTAAGACGGTTTTTATCGCCATCGCATCATAATTCTCTTTCCACGCTCCGGTTAGCTTTGTTTTATCAACCCCTTTGGCATGTTTGATACGATGAGCTTCTACTTCTTGCTTCGTCCAATAAACAGTTTTTTTAAACCCATTTAGTAATTCAAAAAWTCCAACATAACCGATAACTCGATCAGATTGTTTCGCATTGTAGTCAAACTGCAACTCTTCTGTCAGAGGATTCCATTCAATTAATTGCCCTTCATAAATTTCTATTGCATTAAGTGCTTTGTATTGTCCAGAACGTTGTGCTAACTGAATATAGCCTTTTGTATCCTAGGATGAATTGGGCTTCGTTATGCGTAATCCAATCTTTTCCTACCTTTTCTTTCCGATTAAATGGAACAATATAGGCATAGCCTAAATTTTTATCTATTGGTAAAATCCATCGTCGCTGCTTTTAAAGCAGAAGCGATGATAGTCATCGGCTCTGCTTTAGATAAATAATCATCGCCACCAACTAACGTTAAAAGAGAACCCATAAAAGCATCTGATTTTTCGTGTAAAATATCATTGAATTTCTTTTTCATAGCTGGCTGACTCATCAATGTTTTAAAACCTAATTTTGAAACATCCACTGCTTGATTGTTTTGTTCTGTTAGCTGATTCTTTAAATCTTTACTTGTTGCCATATCACTGAATCTCCTTTATCACTAATCTATTTGAAGTTGATAAGCTGTAAATTTCCTCATCTTTCATTACATATGGATATTTCTCTGCTATTTTCTTCAAGTCTTTTCGTTTAGAAACGACTGATTTTAAACAAATAATCCGATTAGGTGTGATACCTGTAGAGGCATTCTTTAWTTCCAAGTTCTTTGGATAATTTGATTGTCGATTTGTCGAATACTCTTCTCTAATTCCTTCTTATTTTTGTAGCAACTCTCTTTTTGTATCGAGTAGAACGTCATAATCGGCATGAAGCTATAATTTCAGTTGAATCTAATTCCGAATAACGCTCTTTTAGAAAATCTAATGTTGCTTTACTTCCATCGATCAGTGGCTCTTCTCCGCCAATAATGTTTGTTTCCCAAAAATCAACTAACCGTTCTGTGATGATGTCAATCAGTTCTTGATCTCGTTCAACTCGTTTCCATATAAATCTTTGAACCACCAATCAACACAGCGATATAACAATAATCCTTGTTCAAAACATTCATATAATGTTGCACTTGACACAAATAACTGAGTGGCACTTCTTCTCCTTCCCATTCTTTGCTAAGAAATTGATTCGCTGTTTTACATTCAAGAATGGCATTTTCTCCTACTACATCACGGTCGATATTGGCTCTTAAAAATGGATGTAACGGATGTTCAAACACTTGGTTTCTTCTACGGACCTTTTTGCCTGTTCGTTCTTGAAATTCTTTGGCAACAACTTCTTCTAAAACATTGCCCCAATAAGCTGGTTCGCTCTCTGAATCTTTCAATTCAATTTGACCCGTTTTCTCAAGCCATAATTGATAAGGAGATTTGTATTTATTCAATCCAAGTACGGTTGCGACATCAGAACCACCAATACCTCTTTTGCGGTCTTCGAGCCATTCTTGATGACTCATGTCTAAAGTTGATTTACTCATCTTCATCCTCCTCGTCGATTGGTGCTTCATATGGTGGTTTAGCATAATCAGGATCAGTTAAATAATTGTCAAGATTTGCTAACTCGTTCATGTTTCCCCTCTTTTCTGCTTGCTAATACGCAAAGCACAAGCATGGCAATTGCGAATAACAAGCCAAAGATGACGTAGTTTTTTGATACAATCACTAACGTGAAAAATAAAATAATGAGTAAATCAATTGTTTTTTCATTCATCATTGAATTCCCCCTTGAGAATGCGAGTCATCACGTCAGCGAGATCTTCTTTGTTATCAATAACAAAGGTATGATTTGTAGATTGATTTTCTTCTTCGCTTTGTGCTCGTTTATAAGCATCTACAGCAATTCTACGTACAATGTGTGCTGGTACTGGAAAATTATCATCTAAATGTTCTTCTTGCATAGCAAGGCAAAGTAAAATTTCTGTTGTCTCACCATAAATGATGCTCTTAAGTTCCCCTTCTTTTTGTGCTGTACAAATAATGGAAACACTTTGCTTTTGACACTCGCTTTTTAACTCTTCAATAAGATTTTCAATTTTTTCATTCATGTGCTATAACTCCCTCTGGAAAATTTCTTCTTCTGAAAAAGAACTTTTGCTGTTCAAATACGTTAACGGCATACTGATAATTTTCTTCATTCAATTCATCAAGGCTCTTAAATTCAAGTGATGACTTTACAGCCTCGTAAATTGCTGTTCTTTGTTGTTCAATGCGCTTAGAATCTTGACGTTCTAACCATTGATTCACTTCTTTACAAAACTTACGTTTGTAGTCTACTTTGAGTTTGTTTTGTTTCTCTAAAGCATCTAATCTCTCGTTCATTCGTTCCCATTCTGCTTTAGAAATTGTCATCATTTCTGCCATTTGATTCTTCCTCCTAAATCAAACTTGTGGTATACTTGCTTTGAATTTTATATTGGAAATAGTTTTTCCACTGTAGTGCCAAGTATTTTGGCAATCTTTATTGCTGGAGCAACATTTGGTAGATGTTCCCCAGCTTCAACTCTCTGATATTGACGAGTTGATATGCCGGCTTGTTTTGCAACTTCCGATTGCGACAAGCCTTTTTTTATACGTAGTTCTAACATTTTTTTATTTTTCACATCAGCCCCTACTTTCTTATTTAAGACGACGTTTTCGTCGGCTTATGTTTATATAATAAGCGACGTTTTCGTCGTTGTCAATTATTTTTTGGAGGAATATATGATGACGACATTTAGTGAGAATTTGAAAAAGCTTCGTTCAGAATCTGACATATCTCAACTTGTATTAGCAAAAGAAATAGGCACAACTACTAGGCAAATCCAACGATATGAAAGTGGCGAAAACGAACCTAAATTATCACAAGCTGTTTTACTCGCCGACTACTTCGATGTATCGCTTGATTATTTGGTCGGTAGAACAGATGAGAAATGATCGCTCAGGCGGTCTTTTTTTGTTACTACTTTTTAACAAAAGAGAGAATTTCCTCATTTCCCTTTTTGATATAATTCCCCTATCAGGATGAGAGACTGAAATATCTGATAGGGAGGTGATTAGATGGATTATCGAGATATTTTGACTGAGCTTAATTATTACTACCCAATAACTGGTAGCGCGAATTTAGGAACTATCAAAGCTGCATTTGCTACCACTGAAAAAGAATATATTGTTTTTCACATTCATGAGAACAATATCTATTCGATCTCAAATATGAAGACTGGCGAACTGTGGACAAATACAAAACTCAAAAAACTAGACGATGGAACCCTTTCTGTTTAGTTTTCCATCTATGGTACACAAGTAATTACTATTGTTTCCATATCACTCCTTGCTATTTCTGATAGCTTGGAGCTCTTTTTTTATTTCTTCTTGCGATACAATAATTTGTTGCTGTTGCTTAAGAAGCTCATTGAGTGCTACCATTTGTAATTCTTCCATTTGACTACCTCCATTTCTGAGTGATAGACTTAAGTTACTAGTTCTTATTTCTCACCGATTAGCGATTGCACTCGCTGGTCGGTCTTTTTATTTCTAGCCACTTCTTCTGGCGTTCACGCCATTGTTCCCCTAACAATCTAGGTTTCATTACTTCGTGGTATTCCTGATTTAGTTTTCGCATCAAGTATTGATGCTCTTGTAAGGTCATTTAATACCTCCTTCGTCTCTCACCGTCACCACCTCCAAGAAGAGGAGTTGCCCATGCAAGTAGGTATATGTGCTGTGTTTTTTGTAGTTTTTGAAGGAAATCGCAACTCCTCTTTTCGGAAGTGGTGAGTGTAGAACAAGTTTAAATATTTAAATTTCAAAAGTTTCTTTTAAAAATCGTTGTAATTCAGTTCGTTCAATTCGAATATCTTGTTCACTCCATTGTTGAATCTTTAAACCTTTTGAAATCCAACCGCTTAATTTGTCATCACCAATTCTCAATATTTCTTTTACTTGAGACTTATTCGGGTAAGGTGGTAATTCAACAGTTTTAGTCAACAAGCTGGATCGCTTTTCGATTTCTTTCAAAACAATAAAAGTAATATTACTTGCTAATTCGTTTTGAATTACTTCATCTGGAATGTTTAGTTGCATCAGTTATACCTCCTACGCTGGTTGTTTGGTTATATTAGAACCAAGTTGTATCTTTTTAAGATACAAAATGGCTAAAAAAAATTTCATCTACTTCTTCTGCTGTCAAATTATATCTATCTTTAATTAACTTGATCTCTGATTGAGTGAATTCAGCACCATTACGTTCATTAATTTTTCCAGAAAAACTTTGTGGAGTAATTCCCATAAAAAGAGACAAAACATTTTGGTTTTCACCGTTTAAAACAATAAT harbors:
- a CDS encoding YopX family protein codes for the protein MIPKFRAWDKRQNVMRDVAVLHFTKSGKVNSIEYWKTPSELKSYHVRNIELMQSTGLKDKNGVEIFEGDIVLADGVKKIVTFGEQEHEEDFGDLIYYIGFNVYTKMGYSSVIPVEYEVIGNIWENSELLEEQR
- a CDS encoding DUF1064 domain-containing protein, whose translation is MNKYRNRKTVHRGIKFDSVAEAEYYDLAVWQAEANGWKVKLQEKFELLPKFELEGKKYRKIEYIPDFTFYKNGKLVKVVDVKGMQTKDFKIKAKLFCHRYQVPLILAKKYGKTFKEERF
- a CDS encoding helix-turn-helix domain-containing protein, with protein sequence MTTFSENLKKLRSESDISQLVLAKEIGTTTRQIQRYESGENEPKLSQAVLLADYFDVSLDYLVGRTDEK
- a CDS encoding helix-turn-helix transcriptional regulator; its protein translation is MKNKKMLELRIKKGLSQSEVAKQAGISTRQYQRVEAGEHLPNVAPAIKIAKILGTTVEKLFPI
- a CDS encoding ATP-binding protein gives rise to the protein METVGEIMEKLIQKVLVQRGECPECGQPLYGWRTKNPDGSERCKPTCMQCGYKALRVQEDLQAEQMYNESLKARAINFFKGGSVVPNKAMFDCTLQNYQIVDQETRQAVEVTKRFVNSVLLGNPSHLVLTGKQGAGKSHLAMAAAWEVLKRSNYDKKILFIGLQEMLDQIKFSYNNPELRKTIEGSLIADIKTADLVVIDDIGSELGKDASESRAFGINTLNSFLDARQNLATIITTNLLGKELKEAYGTRTTSRMFVNSDGFTMVFSQTADKRLKPVKGATA
- a CDS encoding DUF1642 domain-containing protein; translation: MNIQEGIKELESHKMKSEDIRTDCFNNGLNAGIAVMKKLDEPQKPVVDSFVAEWFEDNKDALDLAIFMAIRELDDEEWPHKKDFENWLDVAENKPIETLIRMRDGYEVEKEPLYCVKIGKGYFSGFDETKVTYVIDDAPGALAQRIKYNSKEEAEMDAIQIGGTVEEVVEG
- a CDS encoding DnaD domain-containing protein is translated as MDYIRQILAFDDYLMYNQGLSSGQIALWRALMSINNKARWSEWFTASNQTLEILSGLSRQGINKNRNILKQLGLIDFRSNGRKATSYHICKLYTSNSLQESVQHSSEIVAQKYTTQLRNSSTLNKHKQNKNENNTVNASGSSIDFHSETSATGYWLNQVNPAESPMVLESIRFWVNDFQGQDEIVIMAIEEMLKNGAKNYNYLDKVLKSWENKQLDTVEKVKKYLQGHYSKSPRNANKTLEYEKFSTDELPI